The DNA window TCGGCGTATTCTAGTACATCACCTATATTGTCTTTGATTGTAAATGAACCTGTTTCGTTACCTGTATTTTTGACACTTAGCTTATATTCTAAAGTATCACTAGTTTTAGCTGTTGTATTGTCAGCGTTATTAAGTAGCTGTGTGATGTTGCTAACAGTTTTCTTGACTTCAAATACTGAAGTACAGTCTTTATCTTTGTACCATATAGTTGCATCGTTTTCACATGGCTTACAGTCCGGGTTAGTTTTAACAAGCTCAGGGTTAAGTGCACAACGTACCTCTGGCGTTACGGGGAATGTCTTTATACAATCTGCACCTGTTTTATCACCAACTGATGTTGAAACAATAACTTGAACTGTGTACGTGCCATCATTCTTGAAGTCATTGGTGACAGACGAAGTTGTTGCACCGGTTGCTACTTTTTGTTGAAAGACAATCTTTCCAGACTTATCTTTTACTATGTATGTATAGCCAGTTATTTTTGCACCGTTTGCAGCACTGGCCACACTAGTAAATGTAAATTTGGTTCTAGTGATGGCTTGAGGTGCCTTGAGATTGACACATAGTGCTGTGGGAGCAGGTGAGATTATAAACTTTTGTATACAGCTTGCTGCCGTCTTGTCACCAAGGCTTGTTCTAGCGGTTACTTGAGCTGTATATGTACCATCTTTACTTATCGATACTGTCGTCGACGCTCTTCCGGCCCCTGTTTGTACTGCTTTTGTCAGTATAATTTTGCCTGAACTATCTTTTACAGTAAATATATAACTTGAAATTGTTGCACCATTTTCTACTGATGCACTACCAGTAAGAACTACAGACGTACGGTTCGTAATCTGTGGTTCAGCAAGTGCTGAACATACTGCGCTAGGGATTGGCTTTGGGGTTGGTTTCGGTGTAGGCGTAGGAGTTGGCTTTGGGGCTGGAGGTGGTGGCGGAAGTGTAATATACGCTGCGTTACCACAATCAAGCATGATTGCGAACCATCCACCATCTGATGCACGGTGTCCGACGAGTGCCTGATAAGTTGAGCCATTCTTGATCGTGTATGGAAGCGAATCAAATTTGTATGTTGGGCTCGAGTAAACTACTGAGGAGGTGCCGGGAATGGCGTGTGGGTCACGCTGCCAAGAATAGGTTGATCGTCCAACACTTTGTATAGAAAGGTTTTGATCTCTTGAGTTGAATGATGAAATTGA is part of the Candidatus Saccharimonadales bacterium genome and encodes:
- a CDS encoding isopeptide-forming domain-containing fimbrial protein, yielding MFKKLVSNLNFSPALVGQLGFYAKRLKKEEATRRVGLIFVALALVVQSFSVFSPPESANAASGNNIIYGGIRDKNDLLNMYDRNSDSAGHKDLQQIYSYFGITRQDITRASISSFNSRDQNLSIQSVGRSTYSWQRDPHAIPGTSSVVYSSPTYKFDSLPYTIKNGSTYQALVGHRASDGGWFAIMLDCGNAAYITLPPPPPAPKPTPTPTPKPTPKPIPSAVCSALAEPQITNRTSVVLTGSASVENGATISSYIFTVKDSSGKIILTKAVQTGAGRASTTVSISKDGTYTAQVTARTSLGDKTAASCIQKFIISPAPTALCVNLKAPQAITRTKFTFTSVASAANGAKITGYTYIVKDKSGKIVFQQKVATGATTSSVTNDFKNDGTYTVQVIVSTSVGDKTGADCIKTFPVTPEVRCALNPELVKTNPDCKPCENDATIWYKDKDCTSVFEVKKTVSNITQLLNNADNTTAKTSDTLEYKLSVKNTGNETGSFTIKDNIGDVLEYADLVDAGGGRVVTAGLGVPVETVGTITWPTVFIKPGQTITKVVSVKVKATIPATPQSPSNPESYNCRMVNDFVGNNTTVMVDCPKEKVVEQVVMELPHTGASENILFAGAVLAIATYFYARTRQVKKEVRLIRRDLNSGTI